GTTTCACTGGCCACACATGACACAACTAAGGTCGTCACTGACTACTGATGGAAGAGTCTGTTCGCATCAGTGACAACTATCACCACGAAACGATGAAGCTCACCAAGCATAGGTACGGACAAACCATGACTCCTCTTTTGTACTTGTTGCAGAGGCTGTCAGGCACCAACCTCTTGTACCACCGCAAATCTTCAACGGCAgcgcctttttttttaaaaaaaaaaagcgtcATAGTTTGCACATTAAGTGCCGAGCCAATACACTGAGTTTTATTTCCTGGTCGGAGCATGTGGCCATGAGAAACACAGCACATTTTTTTCCTCTTTGCAGTTTTGTTTCCTGGTCGTCGATGTATTGGTTGTTAGGATGTCACAGAGAGCACCTAATCTGCATCGTTTTCGCGCAATCCTTTCTTATGGCTCGTTCATTTTTCGTGATTCAATGATAGAGAAGTATCTACCGGAAGTTCAAATCGTCACATAGAGCAGCTAGCGTCCGCTTGGTCTCCTTTCTCGTGCTTTGAAATTGAAATGTGCAAAGAGATGAGGAAGTTCTTTTATTCAGCATAAAGACTGCCAAAGGATAAGAGAACTGCAACATCTCCGGTATAGTTTAATACAAACCAGCAAGACTAGATGTAGCACTTTAATAAATCAGCAAGACTTACAAGTTGTAGCTTGAGAAGGCAAAACTCTCCAAATGCagagatcccccccccccccctttagctgagtttttcctctcttttttggtCGAGGAAAGCACAACGTATGAATGAATCAAACAGATCAGACTCTTCGCTGTTGCCAGTCGGAGCATGTGGCTGATCTAAGATTAGCGCTGGAAACACGACCAATCGTGAAAAAGGAATCCAGCTTTGATTGGCGAAAACGCTTTGCTTTCTGGTAGCACTCATTTTGGAGCTCTTACTGGTGAAGCTAGCTCAACGTGGTGATTTTGGACCAATTCTATGTTGCCAATGATTGGTCTTCTTAATACAGTTTGCTGGTTCACCTATTAAGTGTCGTTTGTTGGAGAAGATTAATCTGACCatgtcataaaaaaaatagttgtcttcgccaaaaaaaaaacacttaatTGAGTTCTTATTTCCACCAAccatgtcaaaaaaaaaaacttaatctACAAATTTACCCATTCCTTGCTACTTCCTCGCTGATGCAACAAAGCGCCCTGACAAGACAATTTTTTGCTACCTTATCGCACTACTCACATTCTTCTCCTTACTACCCTAAACATAATCTTACACGGTATTTACAACCTACACCATCCGACTTAGAACATCGTCTTGCAGTCCAATCTCGATCCGACGGCCGACGCTAGCGCGGAGGTCTTCTCCTGGAGCACGCGCACCACGTCCGCCATGGACGGCCTGAGCCCGGGGCTGTCGCTGACGCACCGCATGGCGAGCTCCGCCACGACGGccgcctcggcgccgccgcATTCGCCTCCCAGCCTCTGGTCCAGCACGTCGGACACCTTACCGTCGCTGACCCTGGGCCCCACCGCGGCCGTGAGCCGGTGCCCGGTCTCGCGGCAGACGGCCTCCCTCCCGGTCAGGAGCTCGAGCAGCAGCACcccgaagctgtacacgtcaCTCTTCTTGGTGGACACACCGGAGCGGAGGAGGTGGGGGTCGATGTAGCCCGGGGAGCCCATGACGGAGCGCGCCGAGGGGCGGCCGCCACCCACCGTGGCCGAGAAGCCGAAGTCGCAGAGCTTGGCGTCCAGGTTGGCGTCGAGGAGCACGTTGGACGCCTTGATGTCCCCGTGGATGACCGCCGGCTGGCGGTTCTCGTGAAGGTACTCCAGCGCCGTTGCCACCTGGAACGCGACCGCCACGCGCCGCGCCCAGGGCAGCacgtcaccgccgccgccgccgtggagcCTCTCGTGGAGGTCGCCGTTCGGCGCGTACTCGAACACCAGCATGCCTTCATCTCGTTCGTCGCAGTAGCCGAGGAGGCGGACGATGTGCGGGTGACGAAGGGAGAGGAGCACGTCGAGCTCCCGGCGGAAGGCGCGGTGGAGGCGCTCGCTGCTGCAGTGGACCTTGACTGCGCAGAGGCAGGAGAAGAGCGAGGCGAGGTACACCGTGCTGAATCCGCCGTGGCCGATCACCCTGGACGAGAAACCCTGCGTGGCGGTCTCCACCTCCGCCCATGCCAGCTGCCTCGCCGCGCTGCTGTCCTCCCCCTCCACGCCCACCGGCTCGGCCGGCGCCACCCGCGAGCTCGCCGCGCCTATCTCCCCGCGCTTCCTGAGGTCGCCGCCCCGGCGCGCGCAGGCGAACAGGCCGCACCCCCTGAACATTGTGCGCGAGGGATCCGCGTGCTCTGAAAAGAGTGACTGCAAGTTCTCTGCTCCTTTAATCGTCTCTTGCTGGTGGCACTGGGTTTTTGGCTGTGCCTCACTGGATAAGCTGAGGACAGGTTGGACAGAGGAGGAGGCAGATGGAAGAACAATGGCTAACGGCTGGCTCGCTGGCTCCGTGCATGCTACAAGTCAAAATGCATACCTGTATATATATGGGTTTTTGGCTGTGCCTCACTGAATAAGCTGAGGACAGGTTGGACAGAGGAGGAGGCAGATGGAAGAACAATGGCTAATGGCTGGCTCACTGGCTCCGTGCATGCTACAAGTCAAAATGCATACCTGCGCACATCATTGTGCAAAAAGAAAGGCAGAGGACATAGGAATGATGGGTGAGGACGTTATCGCTCGGCTCTTTctgtatatgtattttttatgccGTGTGCGTCGGTCATCAACGTGCTCTTGACCACGCTTCAAATGATATATTAAACGATGATCATTCTAAAATCCTGCTGTAGAATGTTGGGAATTGCAACCCAGCgtcttctattttttctgaCAATATcttgataattaataataaaagaTTTTACTACAAATACGATATATCTTAAGATAGAAATACACATGTTCTTAGTCCGATATTGTAGGTTTCATAACCGTCCTGAGTTAAATAAGACATGTGAATTTATTTCGCGTAGTTTATCGTgttctatataaaaattatctctGAATTAGGAAGAAGTCCTCTGGATATTCGATAGAAATACAATACAAAAATATTGCACTTAGAGACTCTGAGTACAATATATCTAATTGGATACAAGTAAAAATAACCATCCATAATAAATTCGAGCTATAATTAGCCCGACTATATAATATGGGGgaggaggaaaagagagataagCCACAAGTTTGACAAGCAATATTAAGAAAGTCTAGATGGATGTAAATAGAAATAACTATCCACAACAGATTCGAGCTATAATTAGATTTATTCACTAATAGCTTCAAGATGTAGAATACAAGAGATTTTGCCAGATCCTTAGGATTAGATCTAGATAAATCCCTattataattgtcttttctAGAGATTAATTAAGGCGGAAAGAGAGCATACCTAAGGGAGgtctaaacctatataaaatcaTGTACCCGCCTCTTTGATACACACAATTAATAACTAACTATTTGCATAATTGACTTAACCAATCATTGGAAACTTTATAGGGATGGTAATCAGCATTCACCTTAAACCACATGCAAGCTTACAGTCAACGATGCTGGACCATTGGATCCGAAATCCCTGTCTATCACCGCACCAACTTGATGTCGTCACAGCCTGACATATTATTATATATTGAACAAATATCATATAAGGGGTATATGATATGGATGCTTATCTTACTCAATTTGGTATGAATGATTTG
This genomic window from Phragmites australis chromosome 7, lpPhrAust1.1, whole genome shotgun sequence contains:
- the LOC133924663 gene encoding salt tolerance receptor-like cytoplasmic kinase 1, producing MFRGCGLFACARRGGDLRKRGEIGAASSRVAPAEPVGVEGEDSSAARQLAWAEVETATQGFSSRVIGHGGFSTVYLASLFSCLCAVKVHCSSERLHRAFRRELDVLLSLRHPHIVRLLGYCDERDEGMLVFEYAPNGDLHERLHGGGGGDVLPWARRVAVAFQVATALEYLHENRQPAVIHGDIKASNVLLDANLDAKLCDFGFSATVGGGRPSARSVMGSPGYIDPHLLRSGVSTKKSDVYSFGVLLLELLTGREAVCRETGHRLTAAVGPRVSDGKVSDVLDQRLGGECGGAEAAVVAELAMRCVSDSPGLRPSMADVVRVLQEKTSALASAVGSRLDCKTMF